One stretch of Podospora bellae-mahoneyi strain CBS 112042 chromosome 2, whole genome shotgun sequence DNA includes these proteins:
- a CDS encoding hypothetical protein (EggNog:ENOG503P5XB; COG:G), whose amino-acid sequence MGTTNSTGIATRGPLPIRLITFNVRYATKTPVPGEEPWSIRCPKLCSQLKFITSGQDSPFICLQEVLYSQLTDIQDRLGNAWRHIGQGREDGKQAGEFSPIFFRVDHWECERQKTYWLSKTPDLPSKGWDAALERVVTVGLFRHKDAGAHVVVMSTHFDHRGKVAREESAKLLLEISRTWTASASRGTQVPAFLGGDFNSTPSDGAYKVLAAPDSGMTDISQLVQQDDRYGNQDITYTSFGEPEETPKRIDFLFVRESQQFTSRNFGILPNRFDDMVYLSDHRAVVADMELIST is encoded by the coding sequence ATGGGCACCACCAATTCAACCGGCATCGCCACACGCGGCCCCCTTCCGATTCGTCTCATTACTTTCAATGTTCGATATGCCACCAAGACCCCCGTTCCGGGTGAGGAGCCATGGTCTATTCGCTGTCCAAAGCTCTGCTCACAGTTGAAGTTCATCACCTCGGGTCAAGACTCGCCCTTCATATGTCTCCAGGAAGTTCTTTATTCTCAGCTCACGGATATCCAGGACAGGCTGGGGAATGCCTGGCGTCATATCGGCCAAGGCCGGGAGGATGGTAAACAGGCTGGCGAATTCTCTCCCATCTTTTTCCGAGTGGATCATTGGGAATGCGAACGCCAAAAGACTTATTGGCTTTCCAAGACACCTGATCTCCCGTCCAAAGGTTGGGATGCTGCCTTGGAACGAGTTGTTACCGTGGGATTATTCCGGCACAAGGATGCTGGAGCTCATGTGGTAGTCATGAGTACTCATTTCGACCATCGCGGAAAAGTAGCTCGGGAAGAAAGCGCCAAGCTGCTACTGGAGATATCTCGAACATGGACGGCCTCGGCCAGTCGAGGGACACAAGTACCAGCTTTTCTCGGCGGCGATTTCAACAGCACACCAAGTGATGGAGCCTACAAGGTGTTGGCCGCCCCTGATTCCGGCATGACGGATATCTCTCAACTTGTGCAACAAGATGATCGGTACGGCAACCAGGATATCACTTACACCTCTTTCGGAGAGCCAGAAGAGACGCCCAAGAGGATTGACTTTCTTTTTGTTCGGGAATCGCAACAGTTTACTAGTCGCAACTTTGGGATTCTACCAAATCGCTTCGATGACATGGTCTACCTCTCGGATCATAGAGCTGTGGTGGCCGACATGGAGTTGATATCGACCTGA
- a CDS encoding hypothetical protein (EggNog:ENOG503P7TV), translating into MSSSRYSTTTSSTNLSKYSYSPAAQSSYSSSRPGQRPSPFQPPSQPALKPTHLSSPLPDDNDDDFSLTMPGIDPLSFFLTPPTPSAPYPQDDDTAMLDFDYFDYSAGIDDSSSTDVRSVSPSSLAGFSRPDGPRPPTPPRVSSPAVSTPDLEFDYGSLGASPEGDTLMEEYYRHRMGGYGGVPLLLKDFTNAAGGNKKRGKFTKGSGGEKHAGHHHVWREPSPDVWSIEEDPREEETGVVDVKKKGKVTTRGGGKGKMVKRVRFVLPGEEEGVY; encoded by the coding sequence ATGTCTTCCTCCCGATACTCGACGACAACCAGCTCAACCAACCTATCAAAATACTCCTATTCTCCAGCAGCACAGTCTAGCTATTCCTCTTCCCGCCCAGGTCAACGCCCATCTCCATtccaaccaccctcccaaccagCCCTCAAACCAAcacacctctcctcccccttgccagacgacaacgacgacgacttctccctcaccatgCCAGGCATCGATCcgctctccttcttcctcacccccccaaccccctcggccccctACCCACAGGACGACGACACGGCCATGCTCGACTTTGACTACTTTGACTACTCGGCCGGCATCGACGATTCTTCTTCGACCGACGTCAGGAGCGTCAGCCCCTCCAGCCTAGCAGGCTTCTCCCGCCCTGACGGCCCGCGCCCCCCTACTCCTCCTCGGGTCTCCTCCCCTGCTGTGAGCACCCCCGATTTGGAGTTTGACTACGGAAGCTTGGGAGCCAGTCCGGAAGGTGACACGCTCATGGAGGAATACTACCGCCATCGGATGGGCGGTTACGGGGGTGTCCCGCTTTTGTTGAAGGACTTTACCAATGCTGCTGGGGGgaacaagaagagggggaagttTACCaaggggagtgggggggagaagcaTGCGGGGCATCACCATGTCTGGAGGGAGCCGAGTCCGGATGTTTGGAGTATTGAGGAGGAtccgagggaggaggaaacgggggtggtggatgttaagaagaagggaaaggtgACTACtagggggggtgggaaggggaagatggtgaagagggtgaggtttgttttgcctggggaggaggagggggtttaCTGA
- a CDS encoding hypothetical protein (EggNog:ENOG503Q4NX), with translation MTPPAKEEEEDPSNTPIATAARRHSTPAKPTTTAKTPKSAPATSNNASTQKKKPEPSLLTDFFLGRPSPARLAAMKQRRKSMAADAAHVREELRQEMRAAAVRRLQQPNGVTDRVKAWQKKNAAAMKEAGGPPRAESVASEPTEFAANLPPESVTEEDRERIKWRKKAKKKKPKDDKIEVIEDDDDDDDDGDGEETEKEQQPCGTKAGPSASKPIPAKDAPKKRIISDDHWMKRRQGRSPPRTGAPRTKAEGSPTPIPKDFLQKTAKNPTIQSKIKDWAARVEPPDPGQAPPPIPRVKHYRHKSGATIAVEEDIASMAASEPSFRPKSMSSFDDGIRVKPLNIKKQTNETDDGIRVYPLRKKRDSADEASQPKKKEPDDDGIRVRPTKSDNEEGVRVKSAETKSESSARSKKKEPADDGIRVTPSEGKEDEPKRTKKKDLDDDGIRVRPVTDDEMKHPKKKEPPSVGMRLKPADSLKLKRRKKKAPEDDGIRVRPVESNDDGIRVKPVVRDSSHPDDGIRVQPSEPSSSEAPTRRSRPYSSSAEKLKRAQSKRREEAPEDVIEVIEEAETELSVEPPLKRKNSLRNSRRRKSQSPPAGTKARSRNGRDSPEVVPIPTWPTAESDEESDRVPPTVLGNKSLAEIPFGYSAFSVLDLPSSGNPDRSIPKKPKAQRNPSFKAVPKVFKKVVEGAKEIIQESLEPPRPPPAANKPASIESWLNNTVDPFVQASPTTETATVADTQISSEPPIRESRETLEPPVKPESRPAAEKRPKEEGKKAKEKEAAAPAPTPSSKRPKTPKSDSSKGKASSQGEDSDATAKKTKSPVNQEGLKRRRATRGAPVPAKSGGKKPLREILKDAFRGESGGYKLPPAVYPSCEASEYDDEYSEYTESEVSTERPGSSHKRPISDYSSYYSSNYDSLLSSDVSAQEPPRRRPPPVNGGGHELSTIISEEASTVSATDTMSEISHTTVTQPTATPLTERTELSRHRSHRGSRKGGSLKRRLTKHSDMISVLSLPDTGEIVPPSRSRSVKSSRSLHRRPSRVDRGRIDELLDEFADDEYFYQRELKTLVDGVIPVLLTHVLRGDSLFGRSEAGRNKADAMAKSMVNMGVVLEKLKSSHKQVPLENIYHLLTWMEDVSPLYDSYVDVWRLGFQGLIINLAPKLKGMNDNDSLLNALPINEDGDIIGENGERVDVAFLLKRPLIRLKWMTKFLRAAVLVVNTSDTEHLLSVFESLQEKARKRHREENARITDEDARNTDTTRARDLRTLMPLDGVGIEQTRQVAALDVFALDLDHSTGQRLECQVEMIHRDKPDVPADKGDVLIREIGNDSRSWLLFPPVPMAYISARPSETDQALVVMIRGTHNGVEWYELLKLSTNSEEQITFWLDVLGSSPMPPLTRRRPTSAVMGSTSPKPEDIPVGERKLGSDRPTTPSRYRPRKVVESPPTSPAHDDADVSPGRTPTRATFAQHHPPEERDEALWEGQSSYDTPKASRPAPNTTPFREDGAPPPPIHRTLSEKSNKLAPPVDLKVTRVKRRGSSPLKHEYHPSDVSSDSSTEVSEDSESSSSSSDELDEDEVPDTIPGYSIKATPQVASVETVVSDDNSITPDHSASQVGDSSQAAEKQEREEGQKFVASVSYWSSKKGMWKDIVSGGMTSIVVRPGVMEVHRLSKEQSKAYPLQSSGTSEVDISHQDAGSSAPLIALILTPVVMIRRSTALDLEVRSVASPESRLKTDSTMYRFRAGTQTEAHSLYEAVHLSRLNNARYIQLAEEARVRSFGTATGVPGEGSADGDGSSRRRSWFGRKNSYRASTRAPSVSQHSMSSTISAGSFLRRLLGGGNNTFNIEESTLDKPPRMSTGTVGYSSGASSGEGASTPPRSVNMSLSGSASRAWSTGLAKPFSPDQPLEIRCHLNVQNNRWLDKGDCILHISRPPPGVRQELSLYHGLEKRIIVTHASKKVGDKPLILLDAVLGSKCFSLLGSKGVMCSVWEDLRDEEGNVGVAPRMGGVSGRVTKWCFQCRNSQQADWIMWLVTAEVEGLVV, from the exons ATGACGCCGCCGgccaaagaagaggaagaggatccCTCCAACACACCGATTGCTACAGCGGCGCGCCGCCATTCCACACCcgccaaaccaacaaccacggCAAAGACACCAAAGAGCGCACCCGCTACCTCGAACAATGCATCGACACAGAAGAAAAAGCCGGAGCCCTCGCTGCTCACGGACTTCTTCCTGGGCCGCCCCTCACCAGCCCGCCTCGCCGCAATGAAACAGCGCCGGAAGAGTATGGCAGCCGACGCTGCGCATGTACGGGAAGAGTTGCGTCAGGAGATGCGGGCCGCTGCTGTCCGGAGACTTCAACAACCCAATGGCGTAACAGACAGGGTGAAGGCctggcagaagaagaacgCGGCCGCTATGAAGGAAGCAGGTGGACCGCCACGAGCCGAGAGCGTTGCGAGCGAACCGACCGAATTTGctgccaacctcccccctgaGAGCGTGACCGAAGAGGACCGAGAACGGATCAAGTGGCGGAAAAAGgccaagaaaaagaaaccaaAAGACGACAAGATTGAGGTGatcgaagacgacgacgacgacgatgatgatggcgatggcgaggagacagaaaaggagcagcagccatgcGGGACCAAGGCTGGTCCATCGGCATCCAAACCGATCCCGGCCAAGGACGCGCCCAAAAAGCGGATTATTAGTGACGACCACTGGATGAAGCGTAGACAGGGCAGGAGTCCGCCACGGACAGGTGCTCCGAGGACCAAAGCCGAAGGGAGCCCCACGCCAATTCCAAAGGATTTCCTCCAAAAGACAGCAAAGAACCCAACAATTCAGAGCAAAATAAAGGACTGGGCGGCGAGGGTAGAGCCACCAGATCCCGGACAGGCTCCACCGCCAATTCCACGAGTGAAGCACTACCGCCATAAATCCGGGGCGACTATAGCAGTAGAAGAGGATATTGCCAGCATGGCCGCTTCAGAGCCATCATTCCGACCCAAATCCATGTCCTCATTCGACGACGGTATTCGAGTCAAGCCTTTGAACATAAAAAAGCAAACCAACGAAACCGACGACGGGATTCGTGTCTATCCACTTCGGAAAAAAAGGGACTCTGCCGATGAAGCGTCTCAaccgaaaaagaaggagcCCGACGATGACGGGATACGTGTACGCCCAACAAAAAGCGAcaatgaggagggtgtgCGGGTGAAATCAGCTGAAACCAAAAGCGAGTCATCTGCGCGTAGTAAAAAGAAGGAACCTGCGGACGACGGGATCCGTGTAACGCCTTCTGAGGGCAAGGAAGATGAGCCAAAGcgcaccaagaagaaggatctcgatgatgatgggatccGTGTGAGGCCGGTCAcagatgatgagatgaagcatcccaaaaagaaggaaCCCCCTAGCGTGGGAATGCGTCTGAAGCCGGCTGATAGCTTGAAACTGAAGcgcagaaagaagaaggcacCCGAAGACGACGGCATACGGGTGCGGCCGGTGGAGAGCAACGATGATGGCATCCGTGTAAAGCCCGTTGTCAGAGATTCATCGCACCCAGACGACGGCATCCGTGTTCAGCCGAGCGAACCATCGTCCTCTGAGGCACCCACCCGTCGAAGCAGACCTTACTCTAGTTCTGCTGAAAAGTTAAAGAGAGCGCAAAGCAAGCGAAGAGAGGAAGCTCCTGAGGATGTCATTGAGGTTATCGAAGAGGCTGAAACTGAGCTATCTGTCGAGCCGCccctgaagaggaagaattCCCTCCGAAACTCTAGGCGTAGAAAAAGCCAGAGTCCCCCAGCCGGCACCAAGGCTCGGTCTCGAAATGGACGAGACTCGCCGGAAGTTGTGCCCATTCCCACCTGGCCAACGGCAGAATCCGATGAGGAGTCAGACAGGGTGCCCCCCACTGTCCTTGGCAACAAGTCTTTGGCTGAAATTCCGTTCGGGTACTCGGCATTCAGCGTGCTCGATTTGCCATCGAGTGGCAATCCTGATAGGAGCATTCCCAAGAAGCCGAAGGCTCAGCGCAACCCCAGTTTCAAGGCGGTGCCAAAGGTGTTCAAGaaggttgttgaaggagcCAAAGAGATCATCCAAGAGAGCCTCgagccaccacggccaccgcCGGCGGCTAACAAACCGGCCAGCATAGAGTCCTGGCTGAACAACACGGTTGATCCTTTTGTCCAGGCTTCGCCAACAACAGAAACAGCAACGGTCGCGGATACACAAATCAGCAGCGAACCGCCCATAAGGGAATCGCGTGAGACACTGGAACCACCGGTAAAGCCCGAAAGTCGACCAGCTGCCGAGAAGCGGCcaaaggaagaaggaaagaaggCGAAGGAAAAAGAGGCAGCAGCACCGGCCCCTACACCATCTTCGAAAAGGCCAAAGACCCCAAAGTCAGACAGTagcaagggcaaggcaaGCTCGCAGGGCGAAGACAGCGATGCAACAGCGAAAAAGACGAAATCACCGGTCAACCAGGAGGGTctgaagaggaggcgggCCACCAGAGGAGCTCCAGTTCCTGCGAAATCTGGAGGGAAGAAGCCTCTCAGAGAAATCCTCAAAGATGCCTTCCGCGGTGAATCGGGCGGTTACAAGCTTCCCCCTGCAGTTTATCCCAGCTGTGAGGCTTCCGAGTATGACGATGAGTACTCTGAGTACACGGAATCAGAAGTCAGCACAGAGCGCCCTGGGTCTTCCCACAAGAGGCCTATCTCGGACTACTCGTCATATTACTCGTCTAACTACGACTCACTCTTGTCTTCGGACGTGTCTGCTCAGGAGCCACCACGCAGAAGACCCCCTCCCGTCAATGGCGGCGGGCATGAATTGTCAACTATCATTTCCGAAGAGGCTAGTACCGTGAGCGCGACGGATACCATGTCCGAGATCTCTCACACCACCGTCACGCAAcccacagcaacaccactcACAGAAAGAACTGAGCTCTCCCGTCACCGAAGTCACAGGGGAAGCCGGAAGGGCGGGAGCTTGAAACGCCGCCTCACCAAACATTCAGACATGATATCAGTATTATCACTGCCTGACACGGGCGAAATCGTCCCGCCCAGTCGATCAAGAAGCGTGAAGTCCTCCCGCAGCCTCCACCGCAGGCCAAGCAGGGTGGACAGGGGCAGGATTGACGAGCTCCTAGACGAGTTTGCCGACGATGAATACTTTTACCAGCGCGAGCTGAAGACCTTGGTGGACGGTGTGATTCCGGTGCTATTGACACACGTCCTTCGCGGTGACAGCCTCTTTGGCCGTTCCGAGGCTGGCAGGAACAAGGCTGATGCCATGGCCAAGTCTATGGTCAACATGGGTGTTGTGCTAGAGAAACTCAAGAGCTCCCATAAGCAGGTGCCGCTCGAGAACATTTATCACCTCCTGACGTGGATGGAGGATGTATCGCCGCTTTATGACAGTTATGTTGACGTTTGGCGGCTTGGGTTTCAGGGTCTTATTATCAACCTTGCGCCCAAATTGAAGGGCATGAATGATAATGATTCGCTCTTGAACGCGCTGCCCATCAATGAGGATGGTGATATTATtggggagaatggggagagggtggatgtGGCGTTTTTGTTGAAGAGGCCCCTGATTCGGCTCAAGTGGATGACGAAATTCCTTAGG GCTGCTGTGCTTGTCGTTAATACGTCTGACACGGAGCATCTGCTCTCGGTATTCGAGTCCCTCCAGGAAAAGGCTCGTAAGCGGCACCGAGAGGAGAATGCTCGTATCACGGACGAGGATGCAAGAAATACGGACACCACTCGTGCTCGAGACCTACGCACTCTGATGCCTCTTGATGGGGTGGGCATTGAGCAGACGCGCCAGGTCGCTGCGCTGGATGTGTTCGCGCTCGATCTGGACCATTCTACTGGGCAACGACTCGAGTGTCAAGTTGAGATGATTCACCGAGATAAACCCGATGTTCCTGCCGATAAAGGAGATGTTTTGATCAGGGAGATTGGCAACGATTCTAGATCGTGGCTACTGTTCCCACCTGTGCCCATGGCGTACATTTCTGCTCGTCCTAGCGAGACGGACCAGGCTCTGGTGGTCATGATTCGTGGAACCCACAATGGAGTGGAGTGGTATGAACTATTGAAGCTATCCACAAACAGTGAGGAGCAAATTACTTTTTGGCTGGATGTTCTGGGAAGCAGCCCCATGCCGCCACTCACTCGCCGGCGGCCAACAAGTGCTGTCATGGGCAGCACTTCGCCCAAGCCAGAAGATATTCCAGTTGGCGAACGCAAGCTTGGGTCTGATAGACCTACCACCCCTTCGCGTTACCGCCCACGAAAGGTGGTGGagtctcctcccacctctcctgCTCATGATGATGCAGATGTGTCGCCTGGGCGGACACCTACCAGAGCCACATTTGCGCAGCATCACCCGCCGGAGGAGAGAGATGAGGCTCTCTGGGAGGGCCAGTCGTCCTACGACACCCCAAAAGCCTCGAGGCCGGCACCCAACACGACCCCCTTTCGCGAGGATGgcgcccctcctccgcctaTCCACCGGACTCTTAGCGAAAAGTCCAACAAGCTTGCTCCCCCGGTTGATCTCAAGGTCACTCGGGTCAAGCGCCGAGGGTCGTCGCCGCTCAAGCACGAGTACCACCCGTCCGATGTGTCGTCTGACAGCTCGACCGAGGTGAGCGAGGATTCAGagtcttcgtcgtcttccagcgatgagcttgatgaggatgaggtgcCGGACACGATCCCTGGGTACAGCATCAAGGCCACGCCGCAGGTCGCTTCCGTCGAGACGGTGGTGTCGGATGATAATAGCATCACGCCTGATCATTCCGCTTCGCAGGTCGGGGATTCGAGCCAGGCGGCCGAGAAGcaagagagggaggaggggcagaaaTTTGTGGCTTCTGTCTCGTATTGGTCTTCCAAGAAGGGGATGTGGAAGGATATTGTCAGCGGTGGCATGACGTCTATTGTTGTGCGTCCTGGTGTTATGGAGGTTCACCGGCTGAGCAAGGAGCAATCCAAGGCTTATCCTCTGCAGTCGTCGGGTACTTCAGAGGTGGACATTTCCCACCAGGACGCTGGGAGCAGCGCCCCGCTTATCGCGCTGATTCTTACGCCGGTGGTTATGATCCGCCGCAGCACGGCGCTGGATCTGGAAGTCAGGAGTGTGGCTTCGCCCGAGTCGAGGCTCAAGACTGACAGCACGATGTATCGGTTCCGCGCTGGGACGCAGACGGAAGCGCACAGTTTGTATGAGGCGGTTCACTTGAGCAGGTTGAATAATGCTAGGTACATTCAGCTTGCCGAAGAGGCAAGAGTCAGATCGTTCGGTACGGCGACGGGGGTTcccggggaggggagtgcGGATGGGGacgggagcagcaggagacGGAGCTGGTTCGGGAGGAAGAATTCTTACCGGGCGAGCACGCGGGCGCCGAGCGTGTCGCAGCATAGCATGTCGAGCACCATCTCGGCGGGGAGCTTtttgaggaggctgctgggaggggggaacaaTACCTTTAATATTGAGGAGTCG